From the genome of Mycoplasma anserisalpingitidis, one region includes:
- a CDS encoding DUF4177 domain-containing protein, with protein MVDYSDYSTFSTASGQNLPYVVIQVTLKEKFLGTGSANLEDLESVINAQVAKGYRLHTISTVNSSSKGLLGGDRIQATMVFERNDIR; from the coding sequence ATGGTAGATTATTCAGATTATTCAACATTCTCAACTGCTTCAGGACAGAATTTACCATATGTAGTTATACAAGTTACATTAAAAGAAAAATTTCTTGGTACAGGTTCTGCAAACTTAGAAGATTTGGAAAGTGTTATAAATGCACAAGTAGCAAAAGGATATAGATTGCATACTATTTCAACTGTAAATAGTTCAAGTAAAGGATTGTTGGGTGGAGATAGAATTCAAGCGACAATGGTTTTTGAAAGAAACGATATAAGATAA
- the pth gene encoding aminoacyl-tRNA hydrolase translates to MRLIVGLGNPGREYELTRHNAGFMVIDKICEKLNVSLNKSRANGEFVKVDDLIIAKPLTYMNNSGDFVANLCSFFKISWDDVLVIHDEKDFRVGQASIKIGGSDAGHNGIKNITQRLGNSNYKRIRIGIGQNPNKELKDHVLGRFSSEELLFLEPVLNLAADAAISFAFNDITTVMNSFNGKLKRG, encoded by the coding sequence ATGAGATTAATTGTTGGTTTAGGAAACCCCGGTAGAGAATATGAATTAACAAGACATAACGCTGGGTTTATGGTTATTGATAAAATTTGTGAAAAATTAAATGTTTCATTAAATAAGAGTAGAGCAAATGGTGAATTTGTCAAGGTTGATGATTTAATTATTGCAAAGCCATTAACTTATATGAACAATTCAGGTGACTTTGTTGCTAATCTTTGTTCATTTTTCAAAATTTCATGAGATGATGTTTTAGTTATTCATGATGAGAAAGACTTTAGAGTTGGTCAAGCATCAATTAAAATTGGTGGTAGTGATGCTGGACATAATGGTATAAAAAATATAACTCAAAGATTAGGAAACTCAAACTACAAAAGAATTAGAATTGGAATAGGGCAAAACCCCAATAAAGAACTAAAAGATCATGTGCTTGGTCGCTTCAGTAGTGAAGAATTATTATTTTTAGAACCAGTGCTAAATTTAGCTGCAGATGCTGCTATTTCATTCGCTTTTAATGATATCACAACTGTAATGAACTCTTTTAATGGTAAGTTAAAAAGAGGGTAG
- the tilS gene encoding tRNA lysidine(34) synthetase TilS, translated as MHNLKKLKNKKILIAVSGGPDSMFLLYQCNKLNLDIDVAFVNYNQREDSWKDEQIVSDFCIKNKINLHKLILNKSDYVKNNFQDWARKQRYLFFKTIYKKINADCLLVAHHKDDLIETYFLQKKQKKNKFFCGIKERNFIYDMHIYRPFLYKFFKKQIKVLCDKNNIEYAIDCTNELPKYERNKIRLKFLNCPFFVKNLIILHIKVKQKLYYKNENKVNKLYEAWRKNGFDQGYFRDLKLQESLIYKFINENYQEINLTKMKIKSIIDFILSDNRTSKYKLKNDVFIIKIKGKLYLN; from the coding sequence ATGCATAATCTAAAAAAACTTAAAAATAAAAAAATATTAATTGCTGTTAGTGGTGGACCTGATAGCATGTTTTTGTTATATCAATGTAATAAATTAAATCTTGATATTGATGTTGCATTTGTTAACTATAATCAACGTGAAGATAGCTGAAAAGATGAACAAATAGTAAGTGATTTTTGTATTAAAAACAAGATTAATCTTCATAAATTAATTTTAAACAAATCAGATTACGTTAAAAACAACTTTCAAGATTGAGCTCGCAAACAAAGATACTTATTTTTCAAGACAATTTATAAAAAAATAAATGCGGATTGTTTATTAGTAGCACACCATAAAGATGATTTGATTGAGACTTATTTTCTACAAAAAAAACAAAAAAAGAATAAGTTTTTTTGTGGAATAAAAGAAAGAAATTTCATTTATGATATGCATATTTATAGACCATTTTTATATAAATTTTTTAAGAAACAAATTAAAGTTTTATGTGATAAAAACAATATAGAATATGCTATTGATTGTACGAATGAACTACCGAAATATGAAAGAAACAAGATTCGCTTAAAGTTCCTAAATTGTCCTTTTTTTGTAAAGAATTTAATTATTTTACATATTAAAGTGAAGCAAAAGCTTTATTACAAAAATGAAAACAAAGTTAACAAACTTTATGAAGCATGAAGGAAAAATGGATTTGATCAAGGGTATTTCAGAGATTTAAAACTCCAAGAAAGTTTAATTTACAAATTTATTAATGAAAATTATCAAGAAATCAACTTAACAAAAATGAAAATTAAGTCCATAATTGATTTTATTTTGTCGGACAACAGAACAAGTAAATATAAACTAAAAAATGATGTTTTCATTATCAAAATAAAAGGAAAGTTATATTTAAATTAA
- the ftsH gene encoding ATP-dependent zinc metalloprotease FtsH: MKNNKPNQRKIWGYSILVILLLGIAAWILLDLLKFSVYRDSTFGELIKQLQEILKLGASDKNTIKNIVYDPSTNLTTWTYVKEGVELHYRAGGALQNYISIFNGHDFNGLSFADLLYEASNKTFDISQAVPKPTPTIVGWFITLLPTILIVGIVGFSVWSMFKMNSGAGGSGILGDKSPAQKIISDKKFKDVAGNQEPIEEIKEIVDYLKNPKKYKDSGARMPHGILLGGPPGTGKTLIAKATAGEANVPFYYISASSFVEMFVGLGAKRVRQVVAEARKNPAAIIFIDELDAIGRTRGSGIGGGHDEREQTLNQLLVEMDGMESNAGILYIAATNRVDVLDPALTRPGRFDRTITVGLPNVKEREEILKLHAKGKRFDANVDFKNIAKRTPGYSGAQLENVINEATLLSVRENSNKITLAILDEAIDRVMSGPAKKTRVITKEEQTMVAYHEAGHAVVGIKIPSASKVQKITIVPRGDAGGYNLIIPEEEKYNMTKSELLATIASYMGGRAAESIIYGQENISTGAGSDIDRATNIARKMVTQYGMSDLGPVKYENDEGSPFLGRTLATNSNYSSKIGHEIDLEVRKIIGNALELATKTIQENRQLLELIKERLLQKETIVSEEIDYIAKNLKLPDDPEEEIVEGKEEKISIDDLIKSVEE, encoded by the coding sequence ATGAAAAATAATAAGCCAAACCAAAGAAAAATCTGAGGCTACAGCATATTGGTAATACTTCTTTTAGGAATCGCTGCATGAATTCTATTGGATTTATTAAAATTTTCAGTCTATAGAGATTCGACTTTTGGTGAATTGATAAAACAACTTCAAGAAATTCTTAAGCTTGGTGCTAGTGATAAAAACACAATTAAAAATATTGTTTATGACCCATCAACAAATCTAACTACTTGAACTTATGTTAAAGAAGGTGTTGAATTACATTATAGAGCTGGCGGTGCTCTTCAAAACTACATAAGTATTTTTAATGGTCATGATTTTAATGGTTTAAGTTTTGCTGATTTACTTTATGAAGCATCAAACAAAACTTTTGACATTAGTCAAGCAGTTCCTAAACCAACTCCTACAATAGTTGGTTGATTCATCACTCTTTTACCTACCATATTAATTGTGGGTATAGTTGGATTTTCTGTTTGATCAATGTTTAAAATGAATTCAGGTGCTGGTGGATCAGGAATTCTAGGTGATAAAAGTCCAGCTCAAAAAATTATCTCTGATAAAAAATTCAAAGATGTTGCCGGAAATCAAGAACCTATTGAGGAAATTAAAGAAATTGTAGACTATTTAAAGAACCCAAAAAAATATAAAGATTCTGGAGCGAGAATGCCTCATGGTATTTTATTAGGAGGTCCTCCAGGTACAGGTAAAACACTTATTGCTAAAGCAACTGCTGGTGAAGCAAATGTACCTTTTTACTATATATCAGCTTCAAGTTTTGTTGAAATGTTTGTTGGTCTTGGTGCAAAAAGAGTTAGACAGGTTGTCGCTGAAGCAAGAAAGAATCCAGCTGCCATTATTTTTATTGATGAATTAGATGCAATCGGTAGAACAAGAGGAAGTGGTATTGGTGGTGGTCACGATGAACGTGAACAAACATTGAACCAATTACTTGTTGAAATGGACGGTATGGAATCAAATGCTGGTATCTTATACATTGCTGCAACAAACCGTGTTGATGTTCTTGATCCCGCTTTAACTCGTCCAGGTAGATTCGATAGAACTATTACTGTTGGATTGCCAAATGTTAAAGAACGTGAAGAAATCTTGAAATTGCATGCAAAAGGTAAGAGATTTGACGCAAATGTTGATTTTAAAAATATCGCGAAAAGAACACCTGGATATTCTGGTGCTCAATTAGAAAATGTTATTAATGAAGCAACTTTATTATCTGTTAGAGAAAACTCAAACAAAATAACTTTAGCAATTTTAGATGAAGCTATTGACCGTGTAATGTCAGGGCCAGCTAAGAAAACTAGAGTCATTACAAAAGAAGAACAAACAATGGTTGCGTACCATGAAGCTGGACATGCTGTTGTTGGTATTAAGATCCCTTCAGCAAGTAAAGTTCAAAAAATCACTATTGTTCCTCGTGGTGATGCAGGTGGTTATAACTTAATTATTCCCGAGGAAGAAAAATACAACATGACTAAGAGTGAATTACTTGCTACAATTGCAAGTTATATGGGTGGTCGTGCTGCTGAATCTATCATTTATGGTCAAGAAAATATTTCAACTGGGGCTGGTAGTGACATCGATAGAGCTACTAATATTGCTAGAAAAATGGTTACACAATATGGTATGAGTGATCTTGGTCCAGTCAAATATGAAAATGACGAAGGAAGTCCTTTCCTTGGTAGAACATTAGCAACAAACAGCAATTATAGTTCAAAAATAGGACATGAAATTGACTTAGAAGTAAGAAAAATAATTGGTAATGCTTTAGAATTAGCAACAAAAACAATTCAAGAGAACAGACAATTATTAGAACTTATTAAAGAAAGATTATTACAAAAAGAAACTATTGTTTCTGAAGAAATTGATTATATTGCTAAAAATCTTAAATTACCTGATGATCCTGAAGAAGAGATTGTTGAAGGCAAAGAAGAGAAAATAAGCATTGATGATTTAATAAAAAGTGTGGAAGAATAA